The following proteins are encoded in a genomic region of Molothrus aeneus isolate 106 chromosome 14, BPBGC_Maene_1.0, whole genome shotgun sequence:
- the SNX12 gene encoding sorting nexin-12 produces the protein MSEAAVADTRRLNAKPQDLTDAYGPPSNFLEIDIFNPQTVGMGRARYTSYELRMRTNLPIFKLKESCVRRRYSDFEWLKNELERDSKIVVPPLPGKALKRQLPFRGDEGIFEESFIEERRQGLEQFINKIAGHPLAQNERCLHMFLQEETIDRNYVPGKVRQ, from the exons ATGTCGGAGGCGGCGGTGGCGGACACCCGGCGCCTCAACGCGAAGCCGCAGGACCTCACGGACGCGTACGGGCCGCCCAGCAACTTCCTCGAGATCGACATCTTCAACCCGCAGACCGTGGGCATGGGCCGCGCCAGATACACCAGCTACGAGCTCCGCATGCGG ACAAACCTCCCCATCTTCAAATTGAAGGAGTCGTGTGTGAGGAGACGATACAGCGACTTTGAGTGGCTGAAGAATGAGCTGGAACGAGACAGTAAG ATTGTAGTGCCACCGCTGCCTGGAAAAGCTTTGAAACGACAGCTTCCCTTCCGAGGAGATGAAGGCATCTTTGAGGAGTCCTTCATCGAGGAGCGGAGACAGGGCCTAGAACAGTTTATTAACAA AATTGCTGGACACCCACTGGCACAGAATGAGCGCTGCTTACATATGTTCCTGCAAGAGGAGACTATTGATAGGAATTACGTCCCAGGGAAAGTGCGCCAGTAG
- the FOXO4 gene encoding forkhead box protein O4, which yields MAEPAGAAASPDIDPDFEPQSRPRSCTWPLPRPEAETGGAAGAAEEGAGGAAAGPGRAEGARAGGAAARKGGSRRNAWGSQSYAELISQAIESAPEKRLTLAQIYEWMVRSVPYFKDKGDSNSSAGWKNSIRHNLSLHSKFIKVHNEATGKSSWWMLNPEGGKSGKAPRRRAASMDNSSKLAKVRGKASRKKPPLQSAPESSADSPGSQFPKWPGSPSSRSNEDSDVWNTFRPRTSSNASTISARLSPILTEQDDLHDEELLPSLVYSSASSNVPPTVTEELELIDGLNLMSPSSSVLSTQQSASSGQIQRDSSFSLQSPNAAGQTFGNSLFNPVDISLQSSVSHFSAPQTLEALLTPSSPPPRDVMMTQVDPVLPQTGNRMSSRTLLLLGGQTAQSKMSSGNPRGKPAEQQAEPVGASVLPSTLPIVTSPQNTASITSLKAPVSATTAQSVQLGSPVLLSSASPAPLGLNQDRLPTDLDIDMYMENLECDMDYIINSELMDGGLDFNFEPILPTPSYPSTSQASNHTWVPS from the exons ATGGCGGAGCCGGCTGGGGCCGCGGCGTCGCCGGACATCGACCCTGACTTTGAGCCGCAGAGCCGCCCGCGCTCCTGCACCTGGCCGTTGCCGCGGCCCGAGGCGGAGACGGGCGGCGCGGCTGGCGCGGCGGAGGAgggcgcgggcggcgcggcggcggggcccggccgggccgagggggcgcgggcgggcggcgcggcggcgcggAAGGGCGGCTCCCGGCGCAATGCCTGGGGCAGCCAGTCCTACGCCGAGCTTATCAGCCAGGCTATCGAGAGCGCCCCCGAGAAGCGGCTCACGCTGGCGCAGATCTACGAGTGGATGGTGCGCTCCGTCCCCTACTTCAAGGACAAGGGTGACAGCAACAGCTCTGCCGGCTGGAAG aactcTATTCGACATaacctgtccctgcacagcaagTTTATTAAAGTCCATAATGAAGCCACAGGGAAGAGCTCTTGGTGGATGCTCAATCCTGAGGGTGGCAAAAGTGGAAAAGCACCAAGGAGAAGAGCTGCCTCTATGGACAACAGCAGCAAACTTGCAAAAGTCAGAGGTAAAGCATCCAGGAAGAAGCCTCCTCTCCAGTCTGCTCCAGAATCCTCTGCTGACAGTCCTGGCTCTCAATTTCCTAAGTGGCCTGGGAGCCCGTCCTCGAGAAGCAACGAGGACTCTGATGTGTGGAACACCTTCCGGCCTCGAACCAGTTCCAATGCAAGCACCATCAGTGCCAGGCTTTCTCCTATCCTGACAGAGCAGGATGACCTCCATGATGAAGAGCTGCTTCCTTCTCTTGTGTACTCCAGTGCATCCAGCAATGTTCCACCAACTGTGACCGAGGAGCTCGAGCTCATCGATGGCCTAAATTTGATGTCTCCCAGCTCATCTGTGCTGTCCACCCAGCAATCTGCCTCCAGTGGTCAGATCCAGAGAGattccagcttttccttgcAGAGCCCAAATGCAGCTGGTCAGACTTTTGGCAACTCCCTGTTTAACCCTGTTGATATTTCACTGCAAAGTTCTGTCAGCCATTTCTCTGCCCCTCAGACCTTGGAAGCTCTTCTGACACCCAGCTCTCCGCCTCCGAGGGATGTTATGATGACTCAGGTGGATCCAGTTCTCCCACAGACTGGTAACAGGATGAGCAGCCGAACTCTTCTGCTTCTGGGTGGACAAACTGCCCAGAGTAAGATGAGCTCAGGCAATCCACGAGGaaagcctgcagagcagcaggcagaaccAGTCGGTGCCAGTGTTTTGCCATCAACGCTTCCCATAGTGACATCTCCTCAAAACACTGCCAGCATCACCAGTTTGAAGGCTCCAGTTTCTGCAACAACTGCCCAGTCAGTCCAGCTGGGCAGTCCAGTGCTCCTTTcatctgccagccctgctcccttgGGATTGAACCAGGACAGGCTCCCCACTGACCTGGACATTGACATGTACATGGAGAACCTTGAATGTGATATGGATTACATAATCAACAGTGAACTCATGGATGGAGGACTGGACTTTAATTTTGAACCTATTCTGCCTACTCCCAGCTATCCCAGCACCTCACAGGCCTCCAACCATACCTGGGTACCAAGTTAA
- the LOC136562781 gene encoding adenomatous polyposis coli protein 2-like: MWLPEPQPGPGSPDCPDLLQHVPALRSPATPLYLSFFEEECRTIAARLRLGAAAEPSPDPGELSGLQPKPPGPATSTPLPLPSHGRLPNSSAGDCEAAAAPGPAPVPTPGELGCLPQPAAGGALPARTPAVSRRARRGPGQPSGGGPGTPARSPGRGRARLALPRARASLGLQLPAAGTGRGAWETRLLRPPGTRLKLTSPARSRLQRAGGASQQAQPSSLPKLAPRARGVKSNSAPASCLARSREAPAAKVGSCKQPSSKLSTGIPTVASRSSLRPPEKVISSKRFCLNNESTTEELVCNRTRELQENDGSKERLVAASIVLGAGRNDQTWECVESSLSSELAPGLTSGCEDAVPAEQSAGDQLSQELERVKKELEQVKGELADKTAQCEAYQQTISSLQAQLRAAGICQKDEAVLDSGDLGRD; this comes from the exons ATGTGGCTGCCGGAGccgcagcccggccccggctcGCCGGACTGCCCTGACCTGCTGCAGCACGTCCCGGCGCTGCGCTCGCCGGCCACCCCGCTGTACCTCAGCTTCTTCGAGGAGGAGTGTCGCACCATCGCCGCCCGCCTGCGCCTCGGGGCGGCCGCGGAGCCCTCGCCGGACCCGGGGGAGCTCAGCGGGCTGCAGCCCAAGCCCCCCGGACCCGCCACCTCCACGCCGCTGCCCTTACCGAGCCACGGGCGGCTCCCAAACTCGAGCGCGGGCGATTGCGAGGCCGCTGCTGCCCCTGGCCCGGCGCCAGTTCCGACCCCGGGGGAGCTCGGGTGCCTCCCGCAGCCCGCGGCCGGCGGCGCCCTCCCCGCTCGCACGCCCGCTGTGTCccggcgggcgcggcgcggccccggGCAGCCCtccggcggcggccccggcacCCCTGCCCGCTCCCCGGGTCGCGGCCGCGCCAGGCTCGCTCTGCCCCGCGCACGGGCCtcgctggggctgcagctccccgCGGCCGGCACAGGGCGCGGCGCCTGGGAAACGCGGCTCCTGCGGCCCCCAG GGACCAGGCTGAAGCTGACGTCGCCTGCCAGGTCCAGGCTTCAACGTGCCGGTGGGGCTTCgcagcaggcacagccttcCAGCCTTCCCAAACTCGCCCCCCGGGCCAGAGGGGTGAAAAGTAATTCTGCACCTGCCAGTTGCCTCGCGCGAAGCAGGGAAGCAC CTGCTGCCAAGGTTGGGAGTTGTAAACAGCCCTCCTCAAAGCTTTCTACAGGAATTCCTACTGTGGCTTCCCGCTCCTCACTGAGGCCTCCAGAAAAAGTGATTTCGTCCAAGCGTTTTTGCCTCAATAATG AATCAACTACAGAGGAGCTGGTGTGCAATAGGACccgagagctgcaggaaaatgatGGGAGCAAAGAAAGGCTGGTTGCAGCAAGTATCGTCTTGGGAGCAG GTAGAAATGACCAGACATGGGAGTGTGTGGAGTCCTCTTTGTCCAGTGAGTTGGCCCCTGGCCTGACTTCAGGGTGTGAAGATGCAGTCCCTGCTGAGCAG TCTGCAGGTGATCAGCTGTCCCAGGAACTGGAGCGTGTGAAGAAAGAGCTGGAACAAGTGAAGGGCGAGCTTG CTGACAAGACTGCCCAGTGTGAAGCCTATCAGCAGACAATCTCCTCCTTGCAggctcagctcagagcagcag GAATCTGTCAGAAAGATGAAGCAGTGTTGGACAGTGGTGACCTGGGGAGAGACTGA
- the SLC7A3 gene encoding cationic amino acid transporter 3 produces MLREKMTVFGKKLIRRRMVDLSSDDTHFARCLSTVDLVSLGVGSTLGAGVYVLAGEVAKEMAGPSIVLSFLVAAFSSVLAGLCYAEFGARVPKAGSAYLYSYVTVGEIWAFIAGWNLILSYVIGTASVARAWSATFDNIIGNHISTFFTTNIPMHVPGVLAEHPDFFALILILLLTVLLSFGVSESALVNKIFTAVNLLVLSFVIIAGFIKGNIKNWQLSEESHVNLSLLDTPDDMKKAFGSGGFFPFGLEGMLTGAATCFYAFVGFDCIATTGEEARNPQRSIPIGIIVSLLICFVAYFGVSASLTLMVPYFLLNKSSPLPEAFKEVGWEPARYAVAVGSLCALSTSLLGSMFPMPRVIHAMAEDGLLFKFLSRIHSGRKTPLIATFVSGFFAAVFALLLDLKDLVDLMSIGTLLAYSLVAVCVLILRYQPRQPNSRKAVEMLELNGNEEERVIMNPAISAASAQHKETLSLATLFNPPGDTPTVLSGRIVYVCVAVIAALITVICVVLTLSVDALKDANVGSVVLLVLLLVALLIFTIIIWRQPQSNARLNFKVPFLPLVPILSTFINILLMVQLSAGTWARFAVCMVVGFIIYFTYGIWNSVEEKNAETACATAEKPLHHPGLDLSPGAAAV; encoded by the exons ATGCTGAGGGAAAAAATGACCGTTTTTGGGAAGAAGCTGATCCGCCGGCGCATGGTGGACCTGAGCTCTGATGACACACATTTTGCTCGCTGCCTCTCCACAGTGGACCTCGTATCCCTGGGGGTGGGCAGCACACTAGGGGCTGGTGTGTATGTGCTGGCCGGGGAGGTGGCCAAGGAGATGGCTGGTCCCTCCATCGTCCTCTCCTTCCTGGTGGCTGCTTTCTCATCGGTACTGGCTGGACTCTGCTATGCAGAGTTTGGGGCCCGTGTCCCCAAGGCTGGCTCTGCGTACCTCTACAGCTACGTTACCGTCGGCGAGATCTGGGCTTTTATAGCCGGGTGGAACCTCATTCTCTCCTATGTGATAG GTACGGCCAGTGTGGCTCGAGCCTGGAGTGCAACATTTGACAACATCATCGGCAACCACATCTCCACCTTCTTCACCACCAACATCCCAATGCATGTGCCAGGAGTGCTGGCTGAGCATCCAGACTTCTTTGCTTTGATCCTGATTTTGCTGCTTACTG TACTGCTGTCTTTTGGTGTCAGTGAATCTGCCCTGGTGAACAAAATCTTCACGGCGGTGAACCTGTTGGTGCTGAGCTTTGTCATCATTGCTGGCTTCATCAAGGGAAACATCAAGAACTGGCAGCTTTCAGAGGAGAGCCATGTCAATTTGTCACTGCTAGACACACCGGATGACAT gaaaaaagcttttggctctggtgggtttttcccctttggacTGGAAGGGATGCTGACTGGCGCTGCCACCTGTTTCTATGCCTTCGTGGGCTTTGACTGCATTGCCACCACAG GGGAAGAAGCCAGGAACCCACAGCGCTCGATTCCCATTGGCATCATTGTGTCCCTCCTCATCTGCTTTGTGGCTTATTTCGGGGTGTCTGCATCCCTGACTCTCATGGTGCCCTACTTCCTCCTGAACAAGAGCAGTCCTCTGCCTGAGGCTTTCAAGGAGGTTGGTTGGGAGCCCGCCCGCTACGCCGTTGCTGTTGGCTCGCTCTGTGCCCTCTCCACCAG CTTGCTGGGCTCCATGTTTCCCATGCCCCGAGTGATCCATGCCATGGCAGAGGATGGGCTGCTCTTCAAGTTCCTCTCCCGGATCCACAGTGGCAGAAAGACCCCTCTGATCGCCACCTTTGTCTCGGGGTTCTTTGCAG CGGTGTTTGCCCTCCTGCTTGACCTGAAGGACCTGGTGGACCTCATGTCGATCGGCACGCTGCTGGCCTACTCCCTGGTGGCGGTGTGCGTGCTCATCCTCCG GTACCAGCCCAGGCAGCCGAACTCCCGGAAGGCCGTGGAAATGCTGGAGCTGAATGGGAACGAGGAGGAGAGAGTGATCATGAACCCAGCCAtcagtgctgccagtgcccagcacaaAGAGACCTTGTCCCTGGCGACGCTCTTCAACCCGCCCGGGGACACGCCCACTGTGCTCTCGGGGCGCATTGTCTATGTCTGTGTCGCGGTCATTG CTGCACTGATCACAGTCATCTGCGTGGTCCTGACCCTCAGTGTGGATGCACTGAAGGATGCCAATGTGGGCTCTGTTGTGcttctggtgctgctcctcGTGGCCCTGCTCATTTTCACCATCATCATTTGGAGGCAGCCGCAGAGCAATGCACGATTAAACTTCAAA GTACCTTTCCTGCCACTGGTGCCAATCCTCAGCACCTTCATTAACATCCTGCTGATGGTCCAGCTGAGTGCGGGCACCTGGGCGCGGTTTGCCGTCTGCATGGTTGTGG GTTTCATTATTTACTTCACCTATGGGATTTGGAACAGCGTGGAAGAGAAAAATGCGGAAACagcctgtgccacagcagaaaAACCTCTGCACCATCCTGGGCTGGacctcagccctggggctgctgcagtctGA